The segment AGTTCCTTAGAGCAAAGCTAAATCCCAAACCATGAGAAGCAGCATTTATGTAGTTAGAGGATTTGATCTTTtaggggggttttgtttgtaaGTTTTGCTGTCTGTTTTGACCTACGTTTCAGTGAAATAAAGATGTTACATCCTTTCTGTTCTACTGTGAATGTGCATTGCAATGTATAATTTTCAAACCAAAGTAGTTCTCAGGAGGTACTGTTTTAGTTGGGGACAGATAAGCAATTGATAAGAAACCTTCTGGGTTTCTTTCAAAGGAATCTGTTAATCCAGCACAAAACTTCAGAGATCCTGAGAATTCAAATGCACAGTTTACCTCCAAGGTCATCTTGAATACTGGGAATACTGATAATTATATCCACAGGAATTGGTTTCCAGTGCTAAGTGgaagctgcttctgctggcaAGCTGCTTGGAAGGTGGTCAGTGGCTTAGACATTCCAGAAGCATTCCTGTTCATGGCAGCCGTGTTCTGCAGGCTGGAGTATTGGTGCATTCTCTTTTGTGGCACAAATAGGAATGTCCTTCTTTcctgaatttcttttcttttaaacccAGATTTGAGGTGTTCCAATGTTGGAGtccagaacatccctctggccacgctggagggtttggagaccggacaggggggtctgtgATCTGTgcaaggggctcagccagcctcacacagagcccaggaggacactgcctctgatccctgccatgggagtgaatggCCACatgtatgaagaatcacaagctgagagaattcaacataagtagtagctagtttatcatagaatgtaaatgtagaatctagggtttttagtatatgggtttgaagagaaaagatggaggaattggggagtggtcctgtcctccttgttcttgttctcgtcccccattttctgctgagttggatctcaaggattggtttagagtagaaatgacatgttaacataggtagtaggcattggtaaaattttgtaaataaaaagtacgttttggacagtggttgggtcaggggtactgtacataaggtgcggggctctctgatccgcccagtctgccgcgtgtcctgctctgctggggatgccctgcagagctgagaaagaactaagataatgtaccctgccagggaagcctggcagagctgagaaagaactgagagataatgaagaataaacaaccttggaaacatgcactggtggactcagcttgtcttctctggctccggTGTGAGACCTTTTGGGTAAGGGAAGCTCGAAAGcctgattacctctgggaacagcaaccccgaggagaatctcagggaacagcaaccctgagattCCAAGAATGCACTTGCTTGGAGGAAGGGCATAACCTCTTCAGAGATGGCAAAGAAGCCTTTTTGCAGGTAGAAGGGAAGATACCTGTTTAAGATTGCACTTTTTGTCTTCGAGGACCTCTAGATTGTAGATTTCAAAGTCATGGAGAAGTTAGAATTTCTAAAATTAATGTTGTCCCCTGCTTCTGATAACTCTGCTACCTGTTATTCCACAGTTAAAAAGAGGGCAATATTCCAATATTACCTTTTTCTCCTAGTCTGACTGGTTCTCTTTTGTAGAACATCGACAGGTATCTTACAACAAAGCAAGGCCATGCATAAAACCGAGGCTCTGCAGAACACTTTCCTGCCTTGAAGCTCCCAGAAAAAGGCCCTGTACTTGAACTGAGCTTGTACTGGACCTGAGCATCCTCTGTGCAACTCTAGAAAACCTGACATCACACATAGACATCCATATAGGAAGGGTCTTTGGGCAGCTCTTCAGACAATTCCTTTTGCAGGAAAGTGCTGTAAACTTGAAGTTTTGGaaatttccctctttttgttttggttggtttgtttgtttatttgtttaactTAATAATAAAAGAACCATTATTTGGTCCACAGTGGCATACCAGGAAAATGAAGCCTGGACTTCACAGTTATTGCTGGATAGTTCTGTGTGATGGGGATTCAACCCAACATGCCTGGTAAGATTGTGCTTGGTATAGCTGAAATACCAGGCTCTTTCTGAGGAATGAACTGTCAAACAGTGACTCTGACAAAGGTTAATAATTGCTCTGTGGTAGGATaggttttacattttcttctatATTCTAGTAGGGAGACACTGAAAGCTATTGAGTTACCCTGGATCTACACATGGGTAGTGAGCTAGTTAATGTcagttttgttgttgcttttggCAGCATTTGTTTATAGGCTTAcatagattttttaaatttataggATAATATTGTGATTATCTGGGAGCATAAGGTGAGTCATGGTGCTTACAGGCATGATATGCCACTTCAATTATTCAAGCTTCAGCCCTAGTTTTTAGTCATAAATTCCAGTCTTGTGTTGCCAAGAAAAAGAGGACAAAATCCATTAGAAGCAGCAGGTGAAGTGTTCCAATGGTAGTACCTTCGCGCTGTAAACCTGCCCCTTTCTTCTACATCACATTCCTAACCATCAGGCTTTAATCTGCCTGTGTCTGATATAAGGAACTTGagtttcttcagtttttctttaacTTGTAGGCACATGTGCTTGCCATTTCCTAACTTCTGGTTTTGGTGAGATAAACAGGTAATCCTTCTAATGTTGCTGTAAAGGACCTAATTTTCAATCCTCTAGTTACTAGAATCACTATTTAAATTTACTTGACTCTTCCACTCCTTTTTATGAAGAGTAATTGTCAGAAGTGGATATGATATTCCCATTGCACTTCGTGCACGTTTCACACTTTATTCAGCCAAGCCCTTAAATCACAGTGTCTCACCCAACATCTTCATTGtcctctgcatttttttttttacatctgttTTGTCACAGGACAGAGTGCTGCATtcttaaaagtaatttttcaatgATGGCTGGACTTTGGCTGCAATAAGACACTTTTTGTCTGCTTCCATGTAGACTGCTTTCAAGGAggtttctttgtcttttttccttattcacATGAGCTGGGGTCTTCTTAGGAGCCTGGGGTGGGGGGGTTGTGACTTCTAATAACATTAAATAGTTCAGGCCTGGAACATAATCTTGCACAAATTGAATAAAATATACATCATCATTAATGATTTTTCGGTTACAGTGGTGCTACAGGATCTACTAGTTAGCCAGCTTTAATATCGCTAATGTGTCATGTTGTTTCAGAATTGGTTTAGTTCCCCAATCAACATGTCATGGAGTAGCCAGCTCTAATATATTACAGAGCATTTAGTAAACTGCATCGACATTATATCTTTAAAAAACCAATTCCATTGTTTTCCCCAGGATTGGTGGCACAGAAAGCAGGCTTATGACTTGTTTAGTGGTACTTTCAAAAATATTGGTGGGGAGCTGGCATTTTTCCAATCTGCAGTTTCCCAGTTTTTCAAGCCTTATTAAAAATTGATACTGATGGACAAGCTTTTCAGCTTTCCCAGTGTGGAAGATCCCTCGAGAACAGGTTGCATAGCCAACATCTGTGAAGGGGGAgacctctgctctgcagcttaGGAGAGTTAAATTACTATTCCCTGCCCCCAGGTTAGGAAACAGAGGCTGATGCAAAGGTAGGTGACTTTCATGAAATCTTGTTGCCAGTGAGCACTGAGTCCCCTGGTGTGACCAGAAGCAGTCAGGCACCCTAGGTAGCTCCCTTCTAAACAGAAGAACACAAAAAGATCTGaaagtgcaaaataaaaattactggTTGTGGGATTAGCCAAAGAATGTGAAGCCCAGCCCTTAACAGCTGCTTGAAGGGAAAGGATTCCAAATTCATGTTCTGCCTCTTCCTgttgcagctgcagcctgttcCTCCTCTGATCTCCAGGCTGGGCTTGCAGCCTTGGTTCCTGCGCATCCGCTCTGCCTTCAGCCCCGTGCTCACTGAGATGGAAAGTGCTCAAGTGGTGGCCCTGTCACGTAGCATGCTGAGTTATGTAACCAAATGCTTCATAGGGGTTTAAAACTACCAGTGCAGAGAAGAGAAAGCACTAAATGAAGTGCCCGTGGAGGACAACAATGAATTAGGTCATCAATTAAATTTTTCATCTCTTGAGTCTGTTCAAGCCCAGCAGCATCAGATGCAGTATAAGTCTGAGAATTCAGAATCTTAAAATGAGAAAGTAATGGATGAAGAGCCCATTATGAAACAGATATACAAGGAGTTGTATTgcttttcaccctttttttccttttcgAATGCAGCAGAAGGACTTCTGTTGGCCAAAGTGATTGTGCACCCACCTCAGGTTTATCAGCCTCCTTGCATATCAAGCTGAACATGAGTCATTTGCCAAAAGAAAACTATTTCATACCAGGGTGGATAATGCAGCATGAATGAAAGATATTTCACAAAGTCTTGTGTAACTCAGAAAGAAGCaaagtgattttatttattatagGATTAAATCAGACCACAAGAAGAGTCTCGTCTTAACTCTTCTCTCCCCTTCCACATTGTAGGATTTGTATAATCAAAATTTAAACAGCTGTACATGGGCATAGCTGCCTTCCTATCACTGGAGGTTAGCTGACTCATAGCAGCAGAAAGTAAAACCCTTGTGCTTTATAGCAGGTTTGCTAGTTTTCAGTGATTTCCCCTTGGTTTCAGTGGCTTGAGTTGTTTTTCAGGACACCATTCCACTATTTGATAGCCTAATATATACTGATGAGAGGGCAACAACAACATTCTATTACCTGCCTTCTCTTCCTTCACTTTTCATCTATTGTTCCCTTGTTCAAACTTTTTATCAGCGTTTgaagagggaagagaagaaattgtTTGTCATACTCTCAGCCTGTTATCATTGAGATGcagaacagggagaaaaaaggttTGTTTCTGGCTTATGATTAAAAATAAGCTAGATGTATGGTAATTTCTGTCACCTTCATTTAACAGAATGCTCTGTTTGTGTTCCTGCCTATCTGTCACCGGGATGCTTGCTGCAGTTTGGGTTGATGCAGACTAGGTGGAGTAAATCTGAGCCGGTGGGATGAGCAGTGCAAGGCTGAGGAAAGATGCATGAAAACAGACCACAGATGGGCAAGATAAACAGGATCCCTGGGCTGTGACTGAGGAGGCAGGTCTCTTTAATGGCTCTTAGCAACGCCCCTGCTCTGACCCTCCTCATATGTGAGGAAAATCAAATCAATACACTGTTCTTCAAACCAcgatgctgctgcagcagcagggcattGTGGCAGCCTTCGTCTCTTAAATTCATCTTCGCTTTTCAGTGTGCCGATCTCTGGATATCCATCCTTGCTTCTCTGCTGAGGAAGACTCTGACTGCGTCTTTAATCGGATTGCGTGAGCTCCCATGCACAACCTTCTTCTTATTAGCAAGTATTAGGTAGGCAATTTTAAAGTGCTTTTGGATTTGCAGGCAGCTAAAAATGTTGATCTGACAACCCTATTGTATTCCCTGTAAACATAGCAGGAGCCTATCTTTCAAACCTACTGTGTTTTAaatcttgcttttcttctgtttttgtGGTTGGGCAGGGGGGactgctgttttttccttccttttaaaaaaagatgttgTGGCTGATTTGTGCTTTTGGAAAAGGATATTCCCTCACTGATCCCTCCCCTGTTCTGTGGAGCTATAACCCGGTGCCATACAGTTCCTTTCAGTGTTGATGAACATCTGTTCAACTGTCTAACATTTAGGGCAGGCTGCTCACTCTTTTgtcctttaattttcctgtgcATACTTCAGAGGCGTAGACTGGGACTCTGCCTACTAAGTTCTCCCTTGTTTCCAGAGATGGCTAACAGAGGACCAAGCTATGGCTTAAGCCGAGAAGTTCAGGAAAAGATTGAACAGAAATACGACCCGGAATTAGAGTCTAGGCTGGTGAACTGGATTATTGTACAGTGTGGAGAACAGATAGAGCACCCTCCTCCTGGAAGGCAACATTTTCAGACCTGGTTGATGGATGGAACGGTAAGTGTTTTGTCCAATTGCACACTTTCATGTTTTTATATGCACAGTGCCCCTGTGTTCTGTCTTCATTTAGATAAATTGGTCAGAGCTCAGGGTTAGTGCAGAAATACATGTCTTAGtatctgatttcttttccttttgacCAAGAGTCTTAATCTCAGAAGATAAATTATCCTACTAGTGCACTGAGATCAGTACAATATTTATGATTCTTATGAGTCATGCATGTTTTATATATAAGTATGACTCAttccttcagcatttttttcatgcagttAAATGaggtcttttttaaaaatgagatgcATACTTTTGTCTTAAAGAAATAATCAGTGTTGACAAGGAAAGGCAAAGAGATAGAGTAAATTTGAAGGTTAGGAATGTGTCATAACTGTCTTCTTGGGAATAATTCTGCAGCTAAAACATTGTTATTCCACTGGTTTATTGAACAACAGGCAGATGCTGCTGATTGCAGTGGCTGTAAGACTATGCTAATCATTGAATCTCTGCCAAAGTGACTTTTAACAACATTTCCATTGACATTGCTTATTCTTTGGCTTGGGCATGAGGCTTCTTCTCTGTTGTTATATAACCTCTACCAATGATTGCTTTGTTGTTTCTAGCAGATTAAGATTTATATGGTCAGGCTTTTGCCTCAGTTAATGAAagctttttaatgcttttctaATATACTTTGATTATTATCAAgtcacttttttgtttttaactgaaaaaattaTGTCCCTGATAGAAACTGGACAGGTCAAAAGCATTATGGAGCATCATTCATGATTTCATGTGCAGAAACTGCCTTCTAGTTTTGTGCCTGCTTTCtaattctgtttctgtctttatCTCTCAGCTGTTATGCAAGTTAATAAACAGTTTGCATCCAAAGGGAAATGAGCCTATTGCAAAGATCTCTGAATCAAAAATGGCCTTCAAGCAGATGGAACAAATATCTCAGTTCTTAAAAGCTGCTGAAATCTACGGAGTAAGAACAACAGATATTTTCCAGACAGTGGATTTATGGGaaggtaaaaataataaactgaaAGTCAGTTTACAGTCTTCATTTTACTTTGCTGTGATGTGCATTTTGTCTAGGCACATTCTCTAATGTAATtatcttttgtttctgtttgccTTACCTCATTACCATGTTCTTCCAGTGCTGCATTATTTCCTCTGAGGGATTTATATTACCCTGAGGGCGTAACAGAACCTTTCCAAGCTCATGTGTTATCCAAAACCCCATCAATCTGATAGAAATTCACAGACCTAATAAAACAACTGTTCTCTCTGCTAATTACTTCAAAGTAAATAGCTCCAAATATGAACATGTAAAACCCTGATCTTCTGATGACAAAATTTTATTACAGTTTTCAAATTATAAGCGAAGCTTAAATTGGAGCTAAGAATGCATTCCCAGGAGCATATATGCCTCTGTAAAGCTTATGAGGGTTCATTTATAACCAGTGAGAAACAAAACTCACTGCTTAATGCCATGTTAGCTGAGCTTCTCTCTCTAAGGAGACAGTCTTTTAGGAGAGGTCACTAtggcaacagcaaaaaaaaaacctcagggTGCTCCTGTGGTTTTACTGTAAGACAGGTGAAGTCTGTCTCCTTCCCATGCTCAAAATAGAAACTGCCAGTTCTAGTTGCTGAAGAGCTGAGTCATTTGTGCATTGATGGGGCTGGTTTTGCCCACTTGTGTGGTGGTACATCCCGTCCTGGTGCTCTAACCAAACACACTGTATATCCTGCATCTCCCTGGACAGTGTGATGCAATGCTTTGGCTGAGTGCTCAGAGCAAAGACAGCTGCAAAATAATGAAAGGCATATATGAAAGGCTCAGAAATCTTCCATGAGAATCAAACAGTGGAAACAGGGAAACAATCCACTGAGAAAGCTGGCCAGCATAGTTTGTGTAGGAGTACACATCAAGAGAAAAAAGTGGGGTGTGTTTTCACAGGCAGTCAGGATATATGTGGAAGAGATCACTCCTCTGAAGGACAGCTGGAGAAATGAAAGACTAGGGAGGTCTTCATGAATGGGTTAGAGGGAAAGGACATACTGACAGCCAGAGTTACTGCTATCTGTAAATGTCTCAGAGTGCCAGATTTGCTTGACAAATCCGTACCTTTGGCACAAAGGCAGGATTGTTTCTTCCAATTCAGTCTTTAGAGTTTTATGCAATCTGTCATTACATGTCTTAAATGAAGGGATTTCCACTCTCCTGAAGTAGCACCTTCCCACCCCTCAGCCTAGCAGGCTGTTGAGAGAGAAGCTCCATCTATCTTGTAAAGATGATAACTGCTCATTTCAGATATTGTTCTTTGCAGCCTTTTGCATTTCATAATGGCTTCCCACCATGCACATGAAAATATGGCACATTGATCCGTATGAGGAAAAAGACTTGCTTTGAAGATAAAATGCTCTTAATGCTAGTGGCTGTCTCCTAATTTCCTTTCACTCATCACCTTTTCTCAACAGATATAAGGTGAAACGATAGTAACTTCTAGAGGAAGGAAGTCAAAACACAACTGGTAACTTAGGAGGAAGACATACAAGGCTTTTCTTCACTGTTATTTTAAGACTTCTCAAAGCTAATCTGTGACTCTTCACTTTCCCACTCCCTTTTCATCATTTCTGCTGCTCATTTCAGTGCTAGGATGAAACAGTTTGTCTCTCCAGCAGTGAGAGCTCTTTGTCTCACCATAACTCTGACCCCTGGCATCTGTGCTGCTTCAGGGCTGAATTGTCTGAACAGGGATTCATTAGCTGGGCAGAAAGGACAGTCTCTCTTTCACTTTTCCATAATCGCAGCACTCCTACACTTCACCCCATAATTTCTGTAGAAAGAGATATGTCAGTGTATGTttataggaaaagaaaagcatgtgACTGAGAAACAGCTTTCCCCTGGCACTAATTGTTTTCCGTGAGcttttgctttgaaattctTAGCAATgattaatgaaaatgttttaggACATGATCTGCTGTTGGCTGTTTCAAACTCACTCAGTCCATCTGttgcatttttcttcatctctgtgGCTTCTTGATCCAGGGAAAGTATCACCTCTCTTTTGGCCCCTTCTTACATAAATGTGctgagcagctttcactgatcCACACCCAAGACATGTTTGCTGCCTTTTACAGATCCCTCGATATATTTCCAGGCAGGCAAGAGGCATGTGCACCACTGGGTATTTGTTCAACATTtacaaaaaagcatttctggagTACTCTGCAGAACAGTTCTCCCTCTTTATGTTTGAACCTTCTCCTTTCCGGACCTGGAGAGGAGGTCCTTCCAGATGGGTTTCCCCTAAAGAGAAGGGCTTAGCACAAGAAGTGAGCAGAGAACCCTTCCTCCTTGTTTTAAGAACAGTGCCAAGTTCCTCTACAAGGCTGTGCTATTCAAAGCACTGCAGAGGACACTGAGATGCAGGAGTGTCATCAGTGTGGGTCCCTGCAGAGAGGCTGAAGCTGTGGGCCAGGTGGGCAGCCCACATGGCTGTCAATAAACAAGTactggagctgagggaagggacTGACTAAAATTTGCTACAATTTGACCAGAGTCAAACCCAGCTTCAGGGAAGGTGTATGATCCCTTCTGTCAGGTGACTGcactgaaaatttaaattttttccctgttttttgtgggtttttttttttttagttttcttttttttaatgttatacTGACCATTGAGCCCTTTGTATCCTTTGCTGGAAGAGGGCAAGTGACACAAGACCACTTGGATTCAGGTCTTCCCTcacccacagcactgctcatATGCAGCAAGGagtctgcagagcagagccgtGGCTTTGTTTTGTCACGTGTCATTCAGCTCCCACTCACTCAGTTTTCCCCTTGCAGCATCTCCCACTCGTCACTGACAAATAAagcagaactgagcacagaGCATGAGGGGGCTGCCAGATGGCTCTGCAAGGCTGATCATCATATTTCACTGCCTGTCTTTTgctccttttgctttttttcttcgCTTGCCGTCATTATTCAGCTGATTCACTTTGAAATCCTTCTCCGCATCTCTTTTCATCGCAGGCAGTCACTGCACTCCTGCTATAAGGAGGcatcccagggctgtggcatcTGTTACAGCACATGGTCCATCTGCTGCTCCGGGGAGCTCTGGGGGTGCTGCCTCCCGCTCCTCCGGGTGCGCCTGGGGATGTCGGCTCTGCAGCCACCCTCCCGAGCAAGGACCCCTTGGTGCAGTTTGCCTTAAATACATAACAATTACAGTTCCGGAGGGCTGACAATATATTTTCTGAGCAAACGGTCCCCTGCAGATAGGACTTTTATAAACCTTAGTAGACTGTATGACAGCCACAGTTGGAAGCTGATAGATGTTTTCAGCTTTAGTGTGCTGTTGTCACTTCAGACACTGTGTTACAGAGCCCTGGACTGCACCTGCCTGTTATCAGGGTGCTGCACTACATAAACACAGAGCGTGCACTGCTCCCTTCCCCCAACACTCCAGCTCATCTACAGTGATGTTCATTAATATTGGTCCACTGGAGTTATTTCTGAATTCTGTTATCATCGTGTCTCTGGTGtctctttctttctgaattGCTTGTTTTCACGTGTGAAGAACCAGAATCAGATCTGTTAACTAGATACATTACTTTAGGAAAGACAAAGAACTGGAATGAAAGAGGGGAAGGAGGTCATAGAAATGCTCACTGAAGGATTTCATAAGGGAGAAGCAAAAGGCAGATTTCCAGTAATTTACCACCTCAAACAATTGGAAATACCTGCTGCAAC is part of the Prinia subflava isolate CZ2003 ecotype Zambia chromosome 3, Cam_Psub_1.2, whole genome shotgun sequence genome and harbors:
- the TAGLN3 gene encoding transgelin-3 translates to MANRGPSYGLSREVQEKIEQKYDPELESRLVNWIIVQCGEQIEHPPPGRQHFQTWLMDGTLLCKLINSLHPKGNEPIAKISESKMAFKQMEQISQFLKAAEIYGVRTTDIFQTVDLWEGKDMAAVQRTLMALGSLAVTKDDGCYKGDPSWFHRKAQQNRRGFSEEQLRQGQNVIGLQMGSNKGASQSGMTGYGMPRQII